A portion of the Oncorhynchus nerka isolate Pitt River linkage group LG27, Oner_Uvic_2.0, whole genome shotgun sequence genome contains these proteins:
- the LOC115111278 gene encoding ataxin-2-like isoform X7, with protein sequence MSMKQAGGNRKPGSGAASGAGGSGGRQNLGRGRHSAKGPSAAVVSNGVYANMRMVHVLTSLVGTNCELKVKNGMVYDGVFKTYSPECDLVLDAANIKSPGPSVGLRQEDLVDSIIFKASDVVVVHFRDVDFNYARKVSTDTDNFTDTAVGGRINGEHKEKDLEPWDGGRQQHMVSGSLESLDTDVSNGWDPNDMFKYNEEQYGIKSTYDSSLSTYTVALERDNSEEFLKREARAAQLAEEIEASSTYKSRVALENDERSEEEKYTAVVRGEREQHTLNREKYIPPGQRNREGMSWGAGRQNSPRLVQSSSGPPRPGLHDYTPSSGADQRVVNGGATSCPSPSSRYQSGPSPLPPRAATPTRPPSRPPSRPSRPPSHPSAHGSPAPISTIPSRRMSSEGPPRMSPKTQRTPRTHRVPPGSRVPPGVDFMPHNAPGEVPVPPATRSSSSGGTWSSVVSGAHRPRSPRQKSMGGASPGPSPQTGSTPVEPVNTPMSASSPTASPAPNMAATSAEAKDSRVQATRQNSPTVNKENMKPLESPPSINRPLSKGPPSMAPDHRKQIDNLKKFSVDFRLQSSSNPDPQFQQMVTKPPQDTGEKSKQLPLDKGLEGSEGPVVPARSNKPDSPGAPSPSLSSTLCPAPEQNRGPDVTSQGVQTSAPNLSGGAKPEDKEEDEADQMRKSTLNPNAHEFKPRVFTPQPKPATTPTPPRPQGQPSPSIVMQQPQQVYFPQMYPLTPVSPGVQKSIIWKSPAMYHVQMPHMTLSQSKPYRPVPNMPQQRSDQHHPQGTPTMMHPAAGPPIVAQSPAYSAQYFTCSPQQFTSQQLMPHYQSQAQHVFSPVIQGQARMMAPPTHGHPGQLVSSTTQYGEQTHTMYVSQGPMPQQYAHPNTTLHPHPQPSATPTGQSQQGVQHGGNHPAPSPVQQHQAAAAAQALHMGNQPQQQMYQALAPTPPSMTPGPNPQSPQGSFSSAQQAVYLHPQQMQHGYNPSHMAHMQQAHIQSGMVPSHHGNPGHPQMMLMATQQQGGPQPQLAQNALNPIPVSSTAHFSYLAHPQVQQHHQQQL encoded by the exons ATGTCAATGAAGCAGGCCGGTGGTAATCGCAAACCCGGCAGTGGCGCTGCCTCTGGTGCCGGGGGAAGTGGCGGACGACAGAATTTGGGCAG GGGACGGCACAGTGCCAAAGGACCTTCAGCAGCA GTTGTCTCTAATGGTGTATATGCAAACATGAGGATGGTCCATGTCTTGACATCATTAGTG GGAACCAATTGTGAACTGAAAGTAAAAAATGGAATGGTTTATGATGGAGTGTTTAAAACATACAGCCCAGAG TGTGACCTGGTTCTGGATGCGGCCAACATCAAGAGTCCTGGGCCCAGTGTGGGCCTGCGACAGGAAGACCTCGTGGACAGCATTATCTTCAAGGCTTCCGATGTGGTGGTGGTGCACTTCAGAGACGTGGACTTCAATTATGCCAGAAAAG TCTCTACTGACACAG ATAACTTCACGGACACTGCAGTGGGCGGCAGAATCAACGGGGAACACAAGGAGAAGGACCTGGAGCCGTGGGATGGAGGGCGGCAGCAGCACATGGTCTCAGGCAGCCTGGAGTCTCTGGACACAGACGTG TCAAATGGCTGGGACCCGAATGACATGTTCAAGTACAATGAAGAGCAGTATGGCATCAAGTCCACCTACGACAGCAGCCTGTCCACCTACAC GGTTGCCCTGGAGCGGGATAACTCTGAGGAGTTTCTGAAGCGGGAGGCGCGAGCGGCCCAACTGGCGGAGGAGATCGAGGCCAGCTCCACCTACAAGTCCCGCGTGGCCCTGGAGAATGACGAGCGCAGCGAGGAGGAGAAGTACACTGCcgtggtgaggggagagagggagcaacaCACACTCAACAG AGAAAAGTACATTCCCCCGggtcagaggaacagagaggggatgTCATGGGGAGCGGGTCGTCAGAACTCCCCTAGGTTGGTCCAGAGCAGCAGTGGACCTCCCCGGCCAGGTCTTCACGACTATACCCCCAGCTCTGGAGCCGACCAGAGAGTTGTCAACGGAG GTGCCACCTCCTGCCCATCGCCCTCCTCCCGCTACCAGTCaggcccctcccctctcccacccAGGGCGGCCACGCCCACCCGGCCTCCATCCAGACCCCCCTCGCGGCCCTCCCGGCCCCCGTCTCACCCCTCTGCTCACGGCTCTCCAGCTCCCATCTCCACTATACCCAGTAGACGCATGTCCTCCGAAG GCCCTCCCAGGATGTCCCCAAAGACCCAGCGTACCCCTCGCACCCACAGAGTTCCCCCCGGGAGTAGAGTCCCCCCGGGAGTAGACTTCATGCCCCACAATGCTCCAGGAGAGGTGCCCGTGCCCCCGGCTACCCGCAGCAGCTCATCTGGTGGCACCTGGTCTTCAGTGGTCAGCGGAG CACACAGACCTCGATCCCCTCGGCAGAAAAGCATGGGCGGGGCCTCTCCTGGTCCCTCGCCCCAGACTGGGTCCACTCCCGTGGAACCTGTTAACACGCCAATGTCAGCTTCCTCACCTACTGCTAGCCCTGCCCCCAATATGGCCGCCACCTCAGCAGAGG CGAAAGATTCTCGGGTCCAGGCGACGAGACAGAACTCTCCTACGGTCAACAAAGAGAACATGAAACCCCTGGAGAGCCCCCCTAGTATCAACAGACCACTCTCTAAAG GACCCCCCTCCATGGCACCAGACCACAGAAAACAAATAGACAATTTAAAGAAATTTAGTGTAGATTTTAGG TTGCAGTCCAGCTCTAACCCAGACCCACAGTTTCAGCAGATGGTGACTAAGCCTCCGCAGGACACGGGAGAGAAGTCCAAGCAGCTTCCTCTGGATAAGGGGTTGGAGGGGTCTGAGGGCCCTGTGGTCCCTGCCAGGAGCAACAAGCCAGACAGCCCTGGCGCACCatccccctccctgtcctctacccTCTGTCCCGCCCCGGAGCAGAACAGGGGGCCTGACGTGACCTCGCAGGGCGTCCAGACATCTGCACCCAACTTAAGCGGAGGAGCCAAGCCTGAAGACAAGGAAGAGGATGAGGCAGA TCAAATGAGGAAGTCGACTCTGAATCCTAATGCCCACGAGTTCAAACCCAGGGTCTTCACTCCTCAG cCAAAGCCGGCCACCACCCCGACCCCCCCTCGGCCCCAAGGCCAGCCCAGCCCCTCTATCGTCATGCAGCAGCCTCAACAGGTCTACTTTCCCCAGATGTACCCTCTGACCCCTGTCAGCCCTGGAGTCCAG AAAAGCATTATCTGGAAG TCTCCAGCCATGTACCACGTCCAGATGCCTCATATGACGCTGAGCCAGTCCAAGCCCTACAGACCAG TACCCAACATGCCCCAGCAGAGGTCAGACCAGCACCACCCCCAGGGCACGCCCACCATGATGCACCCGGCCGCGGGGCCGCCCATCGTGGCCCAGAGCCCTGCCTACTCAGCCCAGTACTTCACGTGTAGCCCACAGCAGTTTACCAGCCAGCAACTGATGCCCCACTACCAGTCACAG GCCCAGCATGTGTTCAGCCCGGTGATTCAGGGTCAGGCCAGGATGATGGCCCCTCCCACCCACGGCCATCCTGGCCAGCTGGTCTCTTCCACTACTCAGTATGGTGAACAGACTCACACCATGTACG TGTCACAAGGCCCCATGCCGCAGCAGTACGCCCACCCCAATACCACACTGCATCCCCACCCCCAGCCCTCCGCCACCCCCACAGGCCAGTCCCAGCAGGGCGTGCAGCACGGTGGCAACCACCCGGCCCCCAGCCCCGTCCAGCAGCACCAGGCTGCTGCAGCTGCCCAGGCCCTGCACATGGGCAACCAGCCCCAGCAGCAGATGTACCAGGCCCTggcccccaccccaccctccatGACCCCGGGGCCCAACCCCCAGTCCCCCCAGGGCAGCTTCTCCTCGGCCCAGCAGGCAGTCTACCTCCACCCCCAGCAGATGCAGCACGGCTACAACCCCTCCCACATGGCCCACATGCAGCAG GCCCATATCCAGTCTGGGATGGTGCCGTCCCACCATGGTAACCCTGGCCACCCTCAGATGATGCTGATGGCCACCCAGCAGCAAGGTGGCCCTCAACCCCAACTCGCCCAGAATGCCCTCAACCCCATCCCAGTGTCCTCCACTGCTCACTTCTCTTACTTGGCTCACCCCCAAG TACAACAGCACCATCAGCAGCAGCTGTAG
- the LOC115111278 gene encoding ataxin-2-like isoform X10 produces the protein MSMKQAGGNRKPGSGAASGAGGSGGRQNLGRGRHSAKGPSAAVVSNGVYANMRMVHVLTSLVGTNCELKVKNGMVYDGVFKTYSPECDLVLDAANIKSPGPSVGLRQEDLVDSIIFKASDVVVVHFRDVDFNYARKDNFTDTAVGGRINGEHKEKDLEPWDGGRQQHMVSGSLESLDTDVSNGWDPNDMFKYNEEQYGIKSTYDSSLSTYTVALERDNSEEFLKREARAAQLAEEIEASSTYKSRVALENDERSEEEKYTAVVRGEREQHTLNREKYIPPGQRNREGMSWGAGRQNSPRLVQSSSGPPRPGLHDYTPSSGADQRVVNGGATSCPSPSSRYQSGPSPLPPRAATPTRPPSRPPSRPSRPPSHPSAHGSPAPISTIPSRRMSSEGPPRMSPKTQRTPRTHRVPPGSRVPPGVDFMPHNAPGEVPVPPATRSSSSGGTWSSVVSGAHRPRSPRQKSMGGASPGPSPQTGSTPVEPVNTPMSASSPTASPAPNMAATSAEAKDSRVQATRQNSPTVNKENMKPLESPPSINRPLSKGPPSMAPDHRKQIDNLKKFSVDFRLQSSSNPDPQFQQMVTKPPQDTGEKSKQLPLDKGLEGSEGPVVPARSNKPDSPGAPSPSLSSTLCPAPEQNRGPDVTSQGVQTSAPNLSGGAKPEDKEEDEADQMRKSTLNPNAHEFKPRVFTPQPKPATTPTPPRPQGQPSPSIVMQQPQQVYFPQMYPLTPVSPGVQKSIIWKSPAMYHVQMPHMTLSQSKPYRPVPNMPQQRSDQHHPQGTPTMMHPAAGPPIVAQSPAYSAQYFTCSPQQFTSQQLMPHYQSQAQHVFSPVIQGQARMMAPPTHGHPGQLVSSTTQYGEQTHTMYVSQGPMPQQYAHPNTTLHPHPQPSATPTGQSQQGVQHGGNHPAPSPVQQHQAAAAAQALHMGNQPQQQMYQALAPTPPSMTPGPNPQSPQGSFSSAQQAVYLHPQQMQHGYNPSHMAHMQQAHIQSGMVPSHHGNPGHPQMMLMATQQQGGPQPQLAQNALNPIPVSSTAHFSYLAHPQVQQHHQQQL, from the exons ATGTCAATGAAGCAGGCCGGTGGTAATCGCAAACCCGGCAGTGGCGCTGCCTCTGGTGCCGGGGGAAGTGGCGGACGACAGAATTTGGGCAG GGGACGGCACAGTGCCAAAGGACCTTCAGCAGCA GTTGTCTCTAATGGTGTATATGCAAACATGAGGATGGTCCATGTCTTGACATCATTAGTG GGAACCAATTGTGAACTGAAAGTAAAAAATGGAATGGTTTATGATGGAGTGTTTAAAACATACAGCCCAGAG TGTGACCTGGTTCTGGATGCGGCCAACATCAAGAGTCCTGGGCCCAGTGTGGGCCTGCGACAGGAAGACCTCGTGGACAGCATTATCTTCAAGGCTTCCGATGTGGTGGTGGTGCACTTCAGAGACGTGGACTTCAATTATGCCAGAAAAG ATAACTTCACGGACACTGCAGTGGGCGGCAGAATCAACGGGGAACACAAGGAGAAGGACCTGGAGCCGTGGGATGGAGGGCGGCAGCAGCACATGGTCTCAGGCAGCCTGGAGTCTCTGGACACAGACGTG TCAAATGGCTGGGACCCGAATGACATGTTCAAGTACAATGAAGAGCAGTATGGCATCAAGTCCACCTACGACAGCAGCCTGTCCACCTACAC GGTTGCCCTGGAGCGGGATAACTCTGAGGAGTTTCTGAAGCGGGAGGCGCGAGCGGCCCAACTGGCGGAGGAGATCGAGGCCAGCTCCACCTACAAGTCCCGCGTGGCCCTGGAGAATGACGAGCGCAGCGAGGAGGAGAAGTACACTGCcgtggtgaggggagagagggagcaacaCACACTCAACAG AGAAAAGTACATTCCCCCGggtcagaggaacagagaggggatgTCATGGGGAGCGGGTCGTCAGAACTCCCCTAGGTTGGTCCAGAGCAGCAGTGGACCTCCCCGGCCAGGTCTTCACGACTATACCCCCAGCTCTGGAGCCGACCAGAGAGTTGTCAACGGAG GTGCCACCTCCTGCCCATCGCCCTCCTCCCGCTACCAGTCaggcccctcccctctcccacccAGGGCGGCCACGCCCACCCGGCCTCCATCCAGACCCCCCTCGCGGCCCTCCCGGCCCCCGTCTCACCCCTCTGCTCACGGCTCTCCAGCTCCCATCTCCACTATACCCAGTAGACGCATGTCCTCCGAAG GCCCTCCCAGGATGTCCCCAAAGACCCAGCGTACCCCTCGCACCCACAGAGTTCCCCCCGGGAGTAGAGTCCCCCCGGGAGTAGACTTCATGCCCCACAATGCTCCAGGAGAGGTGCCCGTGCCCCCGGCTACCCGCAGCAGCTCATCTGGTGGCACCTGGTCTTCAGTGGTCAGCGGAG CACACAGACCTCGATCCCCTCGGCAGAAAAGCATGGGCGGGGCCTCTCCTGGTCCCTCGCCCCAGACTGGGTCCACTCCCGTGGAACCTGTTAACACGCCAATGTCAGCTTCCTCACCTACTGCTAGCCCTGCCCCCAATATGGCCGCCACCTCAGCAGAGG CGAAAGATTCTCGGGTCCAGGCGACGAGACAGAACTCTCCTACGGTCAACAAAGAGAACATGAAACCCCTGGAGAGCCCCCCTAGTATCAACAGACCACTCTCTAAAG GACCCCCCTCCATGGCACCAGACCACAGAAAACAAATAGACAATTTAAAGAAATTTAGTGTAGATTTTAGG TTGCAGTCCAGCTCTAACCCAGACCCACAGTTTCAGCAGATGGTGACTAAGCCTCCGCAGGACACGGGAGAGAAGTCCAAGCAGCTTCCTCTGGATAAGGGGTTGGAGGGGTCTGAGGGCCCTGTGGTCCCTGCCAGGAGCAACAAGCCAGACAGCCCTGGCGCACCatccccctccctgtcctctacccTCTGTCCCGCCCCGGAGCAGAACAGGGGGCCTGACGTGACCTCGCAGGGCGTCCAGACATCTGCACCCAACTTAAGCGGAGGAGCCAAGCCTGAAGACAAGGAAGAGGATGAGGCAGA TCAAATGAGGAAGTCGACTCTGAATCCTAATGCCCACGAGTTCAAACCCAGGGTCTTCACTCCTCAG cCAAAGCCGGCCACCACCCCGACCCCCCCTCGGCCCCAAGGCCAGCCCAGCCCCTCTATCGTCATGCAGCAGCCTCAACAGGTCTACTTTCCCCAGATGTACCCTCTGACCCCTGTCAGCCCTGGAGTCCAG AAAAGCATTATCTGGAAG TCTCCAGCCATGTACCACGTCCAGATGCCTCATATGACGCTGAGCCAGTCCAAGCCCTACAGACCAG TACCCAACATGCCCCAGCAGAGGTCAGACCAGCACCACCCCCAGGGCACGCCCACCATGATGCACCCGGCCGCGGGGCCGCCCATCGTGGCCCAGAGCCCTGCCTACTCAGCCCAGTACTTCACGTGTAGCCCACAGCAGTTTACCAGCCAGCAACTGATGCCCCACTACCAGTCACAG GCCCAGCATGTGTTCAGCCCGGTGATTCAGGGTCAGGCCAGGATGATGGCCCCTCCCACCCACGGCCATCCTGGCCAGCTGGTCTCTTCCACTACTCAGTATGGTGAACAGACTCACACCATGTACG TGTCACAAGGCCCCATGCCGCAGCAGTACGCCCACCCCAATACCACACTGCATCCCCACCCCCAGCCCTCCGCCACCCCCACAGGCCAGTCCCAGCAGGGCGTGCAGCACGGTGGCAACCACCCGGCCCCCAGCCCCGTCCAGCAGCACCAGGCTGCTGCAGCTGCCCAGGCCCTGCACATGGGCAACCAGCCCCAGCAGCAGATGTACCAGGCCCTggcccccaccccaccctccatGACCCCGGGGCCCAACCCCCAGTCCCCCCAGGGCAGCTTCTCCTCGGCCCAGCAGGCAGTCTACCTCCACCCCCAGCAGATGCAGCACGGCTACAACCCCTCCCACATGGCCCACATGCAGCAG GCCCATATCCAGTCTGGGATGGTGCCGTCCCACCATGGTAACCCTGGCCACCCTCAGATGATGCTGATGGCCACCCAGCAGCAAGGTGGCCCTCAACCCCAACTCGCCCAGAATGCCCTCAACCCCATCCCAGTGTCCTCCACTGCTCACTTCTCTTACTTGGCTCACCCCCAAG TACAACAGCACCATCAGCAGCAGCTGTAG
- the LOC115111278 gene encoding ataxin-2-like isoform X5: MSMKQAGGNRKPGSGAASGAGGSGGRQNLGRGRHSAKGPSAAVVSNGVYANMRMVHVLTSLVGTNCELKVKNGMVYDGVFKTYSPECDLVLDAANIKSPGPSVGLRQEDLVDSIIFKASDVVVVHFRDVDFNYARKVSTDTDNFTDTAVGGRINGEHKEKDLEPWDGGRQQHMVSGSLESLDTDVSNGWDPNDMFKYNEEQYGIKSTYDSSLSTYTVALERDNSEEFLKREARAAQLAEEIEASSTYKSRVALENDERSEEEKYTAVVRGEREQHTLNREKYIPPGQRNREGMSWGAGRQNSPRLVQSSSGPPRPGLHDYTPSSGADQRVVNGGATSCPSPSSRYQSGPSPLPPRAATPTRPPSRPPSRPSRPPSHPSAHGSPAPISTIPSRRMSSEGPPRMSPKTQRTPRTHRVPPGSRVPPGVDFMPHNAPGEVPVPPATRSSSSGGTWSSVVSGAHRPRSPRQKSMGGASPGPSPQTGSTPVEPVNTPMSASSPTASPAPNMAATSAEAKDSRVQATRQNSPTVNKENMKPLESPPSINRPLSKGPPSMAPDHRKQIDNLKKFSVDFRLQSSSNPDPQFQQMVTKPPQDTGEKSKQLPLDKGLEGSEGPVVPARSNKPDSPGAPSPSLSSTLCPAPEQNRGPDVTSQGVQTSAPNLSGGAKPEDKEEDEADQMRKSTLNPNAHEFKPRVFTPQPKPATTPTPPRPQGQPSPSIVMQQPQQVYFPQMYPLTPVSPGVQSPAMYHVQMPHMTLSQSKPYRPVPNMPQQRSDQHHPQGTPTMMHPAAGPPIVAQSPAYSAQYFTCSPQQFTSQQLMPHYQSQAQHVFSPVIQGQARMMAPPTHGHPGQLVSSTTQYGEQTHTMYVSQGPMPQQYAHPNTTLHPHPQPSATPTGQSQQGVQHGGNHPAPSPVQQHQAAAAAQALHMGNQPQQQMYQALAPTPPSMTPGPNPQSPQGSFSSAQQAVYLHPQQMQHGYNPSHMAHMQQVSSTFRSPSLHSEYILYEQAHIQSGMVPSHHGNPGHPQMMLMATQQQGGPQPQLAQNALNPIPVSSTAHFSYLAHPQVQQHHQQQL; this comes from the exons ATGTCAATGAAGCAGGCCGGTGGTAATCGCAAACCCGGCAGTGGCGCTGCCTCTGGTGCCGGGGGAAGTGGCGGACGACAGAATTTGGGCAG GGGACGGCACAGTGCCAAAGGACCTTCAGCAGCA GTTGTCTCTAATGGTGTATATGCAAACATGAGGATGGTCCATGTCTTGACATCATTAGTG GGAACCAATTGTGAACTGAAAGTAAAAAATGGAATGGTTTATGATGGAGTGTTTAAAACATACAGCCCAGAG TGTGACCTGGTTCTGGATGCGGCCAACATCAAGAGTCCTGGGCCCAGTGTGGGCCTGCGACAGGAAGACCTCGTGGACAGCATTATCTTCAAGGCTTCCGATGTGGTGGTGGTGCACTTCAGAGACGTGGACTTCAATTATGCCAGAAAAG TCTCTACTGACACAG ATAACTTCACGGACACTGCAGTGGGCGGCAGAATCAACGGGGAACACAAGGAGAAGGACCTGGAGCCGTGGGATGGAGGGCGGCAGCAGCACATGGTCTCAGGCAGCCTGGAGTCTCTGGACACAGACGTG TCAAATGGCTGGGACCCGAATGACATGTTCAAGTACAATGAAGAGCAGTATGGCATCAAGTCCACCTACGACAGCAGCCTGTCCACCTACAC GGTTGCCCTGGAGCGGGATAACTCTGAGGAGTTTCTGAAGCGGGAGGCGCGAGCGGCCCAACTGGCGGAGGAGATCGAGGCCAGCTCCACCTACAAGTCCCGCGTGGCCCTGGAGAATGACGAGCGCAGCGAGGAGGAGAAGTACACTGCcgtggtgaggggagagagggagcaacaCACACTCAACAG AGAAAAGTACATTCCCCCGggtcagaggaacagagaggggatgTCATGGGGAGCGGGTCGTCAGAACTCCCCTAGGTTGGTCCAGAGCAGCAGTGGACCTCCCCGGCCAGGTCTTCACGACTATACCCCCAGCTCTGGAGCCGACCAGAGAGTTGTCAACGGAG GTGCCACCTCCTGCCCATCGCCCTCCTCCCGCTACCAGTCaggcccctcccctctcccacccAGGGCGGCCACGCCCACCCGGCCTCCATCCAGACCCCCCTCGCGGCCCTCCCGGCCCCCGTCTCACCCCTCTGCTCACGGCTCTCCAGCTCCCATCTCCACTATACCCAGTAGACGCATGTCCTCCGAAG GCCCTCCCAGGATGTCCCCAAAGACCCAGCGTACCCCTCGCACCCACAGAGTTCCCCCCGGGAGTAGAGTCCCCCCGGGAGTAGACTTCATGCCCCACAATGCTCCAGGAGAGGTGCCCGTGCCCCCGGCTACCCGCAGCAGCTCATCTGGTGGCACCTGGTCTTCAGTGGTCAGCGGAG CACACAGACCTCGATCCCCTCGGCAGAAAAGCATGGGCGGGGCCTCTCCTGGTCCCTCGCCCCAGACTGGGTCCACTCCCGTGGAACCTGTTAACACGCCAATGTCAGCTTCCTCACCTACTGCTAGCCCTGCCCCCAATATGGCCGCCACCTCAGCAGAGG CGAAAGATTCTCGGGTCCAGGCGACGAGACAGAACTCTCCTACGGTCAACAAAGAGAACATGAAACCCCTGGAGAGCCCCCCTAGTATCAACAGACCACTCTCTAAAG GACCCCCCTCCATGGCACCAGACCACAGAAAACAAATAGACAATTTAAAGAAATTTAGTGTAGATTTTAGG TTGCAGTCCAGCTCTAACCCAGACCCACAGTTTCAGCAGATGGTGACTAAGCCTCCGCAGGACACGGGAGAGAAGTCCAAGCAGCTTCCTCTGGATAAGGGGTTGGAGGGGTCTGAGGGCCCTGTGGTCCCTGCCAGGAGCAACAAGCCAGACAGCCCTGGCGCACCatccccctccctgtcctctacccTCTGTCCCGCCCCGGAGCAGAACAGGGGGCCTGACGTGACCTCGCAGGGCGTCCAGACATCTGCACCCAACTTAAGCGGAGGAGCCAAGCCTGAAGACAAGGAAGAGGATGAGGCAGA TCAAATGAGGAAGTCGACTCTGAATCCTAATGCCCACGAGTTCAAACCCAGGGTCTTCACTCCTCAG cCAAAGCCGGCCACCACCCCGACCCCCCCTCGGCCCCAAGGCCAGCCCAGCCCCTCTATCGTCATGCAGCAGCCTCAACAGGTCTACTTTCCCCAGATGTACCCTCTGACCCCTGTCAGCCCTGGAGTCCAG TCTCCAGCCATGTACCACGTCCAGATGCCTCATATGACGCTGAGCCAGTCCAAGCCCTACAGACCAG TACCCAACATGCCCCAGCAGAGGTCAGACCAGCACCACCCCCAGGGCACGCCCACCATGATGCACCCGGCCGCGGGGCCGCCCATCGTGGCCCAGAGCCCTGCCTACTCAGCCCAGTACTTCACGTGTAGCCCACAGCAGTTTACCAGCCAGCAACTGATGCCCCACTACCAGTCACAG GCCCAGCATGTGTTCAGCCCGGTGATTCAGGGTCAGGCCAGGATGATGGCCCCTCCCACCCACGGCCATCCTGGCCAGCTGGTCTCTTCCACTACTCAGTATGGTGAACAGACTCACACCATGTACG TGTCACAAGGCCCCATGCCGCAGCAGTACGCCCACCCCAATACCACACTGCATCCCCACCCCCAGCCCTCCGCCACCCCCACAGGCCAGTCCCAGCAGGGCGTGCAGCACGGTGGCAACCACCCGGCCCCCAGCCCCGTCCAGCAGCACCAGGCTGCTGCAGCTGCCCAGGCCCTGCACATGGGCAACCAGCCCCAGCAGCAGATGTACCAGGCCCTggcccccaccccaccctccatGACCCCGGGGCCCAACCCCCAGTCCCCCCAGGGCAGCTTCTCCTCGGCCCAGCAGGCAGTCTACCTCCACCCCCAGCAGATGCAGCACGGCTACAACCCCTCCCACATGGCCCACATGCAGCAGGTGAGCTCCACCTTCAGAAGCCCTTCCCTTCACTCTGAGTACATACTATATGAGCAG GCCCATATCCAGTCTGGGATGGTGCCGTCCCACCATGGTAACCCTGGCCACCCTCAGATGATGCTGATGGCCACCCAGCAGCAAGGTGGCCCTCAACCCCAACTCGCCCAGAATGCCCTCAACCCCATCCCAGTGTCCTCCACTGCTCACTTCTCTTACTTGGCTCACCCCCAAG TACAACAGCACCATCAGCAGCAGCTGTAG